GGAGAGGAAATCCATACGCCCAGCTTATATCACTTTCTTGTGGTCCTACATCCGCGCAGGCGTGCATCCGAAAGAAAAGACAAGCCTTCGGTCCGTTGCGACATGGCGTTTCTGACCAAACCATCGGATAGTATCGAAAGAAATGTTTCACCTTGTCTACATCTCGAATCAAGACCCCCGACGGCCCAGAACACCCCCGCGAGGAAAGATGAATGCCTAAAATCCGTCTTTACGGCTATTCCACCAGTCCCTTTGTCCGCAAGCTGGGGTGCTGTCTGTACTTCAAGCAACTTCCCTTCGAGTTTGTACCGGTCGACCCCACCAACCCCGAGCAGATCGCGTTTACGCGACAGACTCAGGTGCCGGTCCTCCAGATCGGGAATGAGTGGCGCACGGACTCGACACCACTTGCCCTTTGGGTCGAAGAACTGTTTCCGGAGCGGCCCCTCTTTGGCCACAACTCGAGGGAACGGGACCTGATTCTGGGCATGGACAAATGGGTCACGGACAGCCTGATCCTCAGTTCCTTCAGGTCGGCCCACGAAGGTGAATTGACCACCAGATTTCGCCAAACTGCCTGGCGCCTCGCGGCGATCGTCAGCAGCCAGACGCCCTTATCCGATGAGATTCGCAACGTCTGGCCGGAGATGTTGAAGATGGCGCCGTTCGTCAAGCACATGATGTGCGATATCGACCGGACCGAGCCTCTACCCCGGATGCGACAACGGGTGGCCAT
The genomic region above belongs to Candidatus Binatia bacterium and contains:
- a CDS encoding glutathione S-transferase family protein; amino-acid sequence: MPKIRLYGYSTSPFVRKLGCCLYFKQLPFEFVPVDPTNPEQIAFTRQTQVPVLQIGNEWRTDSTPLALWVEELFPERPLFGHNSRERDLILGMDKWVTDSLILSSFRSAHEGELTTRFRQTAWRLAAIVSSQTPLSDEIRNVWPEMLKMAPFVKHMMCDIDRTEPLPRMRQRVAMELLGHLGEGPFFGGLDQPSLVDLAIYPQLVFSFMVGIEQNLMPAEVPALHHWLDNIRAYLPDNPLLVPDFMIVSPLPPVKTEQTLPPQVANG